The Psychrobacillus sp. FSL K6-2836 nucleotide sequence CTAAACGTGCGTTAGAATTAGCAATTTCTTATACAAACCAACGCCAACAATTTAAGACACCAATCTCTTCCTTTAATTTAACGAAAAATAAACTAGCTACTATGGCATCTAAATTGTATGCAACTGAAAGCTTGATCTACCGTACAGTTGGATATTTTGAAGAGCGTATGAGTCAGTTGAGTGCGGAAGAACAAAAAGATGGAAAAGCAATTGCTGCTTCAATCGCTGAATATGCAATTGAATGTTCTATTAACAAAGTTGTAGGTTCTGAGGTTTTAGATTACATCGTCGACGAAGCGGTTCAATTACATGGGGGATATGGTTTCATGCAAGAGTATGAAGTAGAACGTATTTACCGTGACTCTCGTATTAACCGTATTTTTGAAGGAACAAATGAAATCAATCGTTTAATCGTACCGGGGACATTCCTGAAAAAAGCGATGAAAGGTGAATTACCACTTCTTCAAAAAGCACAAGGTTTACAAGAAGAGCTATTAATGATGATGCCAGAAGAGGTTGGAACAGAAGCACTTGCTCAGGAAAAAGTGTTAGTAGCTAATGCGAAGAAAATTGGCATTCTAGTTGCTGGACTTGCTGCACAACGTTTCGGTACAAAACTAGAAGCAGAACAAGAAGTACTTGTGAACATCGCTAATATTGCCAACAACTTATTTGCCATGGAATCAGCAGTTCTACGAACAGAAAAAGCAATCGGACGTGATGGAGAAGAAAAAGCAGCACAAAAACTTCTTTATACACAAATCTTCACACAAGAAGCATTTATTGAAATCGAACAGGCAGCAAAAGAAACACTTATTGCATCTGTAGATGGAGATAATCAACGTATGATGATTTCCGCATTACGTAAATTAACACGCTACACACCATACAATGTTATTGAGAAAAAACGTGAAGCATCTGTAAAATTAATCGAAGCAGAAAAATACGTTCATTAATCAAATAAACGAAAAAGCCGATTCTAGTAGATCGGCTTTTTTATTTATCCCTAATTAATAATAATACAGTTGATTTTCGTTGCAAGCGGACGCTTTCCGCAGGCGAGGCCGAGCCTCCTCGGGACAATGGGATTCCGTTCACAAATTAACGACACACGATGTATTAAATCTTTCGTATTTATGAATCCTCCCTGTGGGTCTCGACTTTCTCGCTTATCCTGCTGGAGTCGCCGCTTTCCACTACAATCAATTAAGTGTGTAGTCATTATTCATCAATTAAAATCAAGCCTTTATGAAAAACACGATAAATATGCAGGGGCATCTAAAGACACTATCAATTGCAGTCGACAAATTGAGTGGAAAGCAACTATTAGTCATTCAATTCTACAGATTTAGGCTGTGAATGAGTAATGAAATTTAGTAAAATTATCCACTCCGCGTGTAAAAGGTAAAAGTCCGCAAGTAAATATAGGCCTAGAGCAAGTAAATCGTTTACGACCGCAAGTAAGCCACAGAAATGAGCGAGTAAACAATAGGTGAGAGCAAGTAAAGATAAATTAAGACCAAATCATTCATTAGATATAAGGATATTTATGCATCTTGAGTATATAAAATCAGTCTTCCTGTTGATATAGAATACAGAGGATTGCATGCAATGTAAAGGCTCTGGATTTGTTATCAAAAATTTTTAATTAGGGTATTTCGTATGGATTTCTTCAACTAATAAAAAAGTATACGACATAAAAATAGACGGTATCTATCGTATAGAGTAGCGTTAGAGCCTCCGAAATTGTAT carries:
- a CDS encoding acyl-CoA dehydrogenase family protein; this translates as MNELKDAVKGGAFLVEDLDASRVFTPEDFNDEQKMIAKTTEEYVKNSVLPVVENLEHHEFEHSVRLLKEAGDLGLLAADIPEEYGGIGLDKISSALIAEKLSVAGGFSITHGAHVGIGTLPIVLFGNEEQKQKYLPNSASGEKIFAYALTEPGSGSDALGAKTTAKLNAEGTHYVLNGEKQWITNAGFADVFVVYAKIDGDKFSAFIVEKTFPGVSVGAEEKKMGIKSSSTRTLILEDAQVPVENLLGEIGRGHVIAFNILNIGRYKLGVGTIGGSKRALELAISYTNQRQQFKTPISSFNLTKNKLATMASKLYATESLIYRTVGYFEERMSQLSAEEQKDGKAIAASIAEYAIECSINKVVGSEVLDYIVDEAVQLHGGYGFMQEYEVERIYRDSRINRIFEGTNEINRLIVPGTFLKKAMKGELPLLQKAQGLQEELLMMMPEEVGTEALAQEKVLVANAKKIGILVAGLAAQRFGTKLEAEQEVLVNIANIANNLFAMESAVLRTEKAIGRDGEEKAAQKLLYTQIFTQEAFIEIEQAAKETLIASVDGDNQRMMISALRKLTRYTPYNVIEKKREASVKLIEAEKYVH